The genomic region GGAAGCCGCGAAACAGGAGACACCACCAGGAGCAGAGCAGCAAAGCTGGGACATGAGACGGAGAAACATCCCACTCCATTCAAAATGAATGAGACTTGAGGTTGACCTCAAGGTCTTTGACTACCATTACACACAAACGTATACCCGCAACCGTTACGAACGAGGAGAAAATAAACAGTACGTTTTGGGAAATTCATAGTATTTATTGTAGGCTGTACATAGTTAGATTCTGTGGATATCTTTGTATGGAAATAGAGCAAAAAAAAGAAGAGACAAAAACGTTTTGTGTATAGATCTGTGCAAATATTTTGTTATCATTGTTACTTTTCTTCCAATATATTTATTACGGCGGTATTCCCATAATAAAACACAGTGTGACTGTTATCATAAAACGTATGTATATACCACTAACCGGATAGTTGGACATTTGAAACTCCTGATGGACAGTTGGACTGCACTTGATGTTTTGATACCAGATGGGACTGATGCCGTTGGTATTTTAGCGGACTCTTTTAGCCAAGCACGTGTTCTCATTCTGCAGATGTACGGATAAAGAATTTCTACATATATTTGGTGCATCTGAGTATTCTGTGACCTCTCGAAAGACTTTGAAAAACACTTTAATATCATCAGAAACTCATCTTTTAATCTTCTTGATCTTCCATATGTTGCTATGCTAATGTGTGTTAAATATAAAGTCGTTTCTGTGTGTTATATGTTTGGTTTATTATTGATTACAGCCTCCTGTACAGTATGTACATCACCTTTTTCATTTCGTACGTTTCATTTGTATAAATATGTACTATTGCACGCAAAGAATCTCAAAGTTGGGGGTTCAAAACCTGTCCATTCTCTTTGCAAAGCAGAATTGTTTCTCCAGACATTTTCAGTAATAAGCGTCCAAGCAAGCACCTCTAAACATTTAATAGGTGATTATTTGAAACTTAACTTTAGGGGGCTTGTTTGAGTTTGCATGAATTGTATTTGTACTGTACAGATATGTAGTCAAATTCTGGATATTGCTGTGTTGCTGTATGGTCTTTGACATAATGaagcgagagcgagagagagagactgttTTCTGAAGACAGAGGACTTTGCTGAACTAGTGATGGAATCAAGCACAATTATCTGATGTGTCTGTTTCACCTCCGTTGTGTTTTCTCAACACACATAGCAAACGGGCTGTGTGAAATGGTTGttgtaagtgtattttttttctttcatttgtaAGACATTATACATCACTGTGGTTTGTCcccttgttttgtcttttttaggATATTCTAATGTGAAAAAGATCCAGAATTAGATGTTATGAAcggttaatattatattaatgtattttttatttgtttttgtttttttgtttttgtttttcatcttTGTTGTTGACTAATTAaagttatatattttataacaaaTACAGGTTGACCTTTTTGTAGAAATGTTACCGGGTAAACATTGATGCTTTCTTTCTTTTGCATTCTTAACGTAAAGATTGAAAGAGGTTATAGTGAATAAAGTACCatggcattttagtgccatgttaaaaaagaaaaaaaaaatcttgagattatgagattaaagtcgaaatatttcaaattttatttCGAAAATATAAAGTCGAAGCTTTTCTTGGAATAAAGTCGACACAACTTTTCTTGAGGAATAAAGTGTAGAAacctttcgagaataaagtcaaaacgtctaaattatgagaatgaaaagTCGAaacttttttgagaaaaaaaaagtcgaaaaataaaaagtcaactttttcgagaataaaaaaagtcaaaactttttcgggaaaataaaaagtcaaaaactttttcgggaaaataaaaagtcaaaactttttcgagaataaaaaaaagtcaaaactttttcgagaataaaaaaagtcaaaactttttcgagaataaaaaaagtcaaaactttttcgagaataaaaaaagtcaaaactttttcgagaataaaaaaagtcaaaactttttcgagaataaaaaaagtcaaaactttttcgagaataaaagtcaaaactttttcgagaataaaaaaagtcaaaactttttcgagaataaaaaaagtcaaaactttttcgagaataaaaaaagtcaaaactttttcgagaataaaaaaagtcaaaactttttcgagaataaaaaaagtcaaaactttttcgagaataaaaaaagtcaaaacttttttgagaaaaagtcaaaagttaAGTCTAAACTTTTACtagaataaaaagtcaaaacttttttgagaaaaagtcaaaaattaAAAAGTCGAAACTTTTCCGAGAATAAAAAGTCGGAACGTTTTCGAGAATAAAAAGTCGGAACGTTTTCGAGAATAAAAAGTCGGAACGTTTTCGAGAATAAAAAGTCGGAACGTTTTCGAGAATAAAAAGTCGGAACGTTTTCGAGAATAAAAAGTCGGAACGTTTTCGAGAATAAAAAGTCTGAACTTTTTCGAGAATAAAAATTCTGAacttttttgagaataaaaagtcagactttttcggggaaaaaaagtcttaactttttcaaaaataaaaagtcgAAACTttcgagaataaaaaaaaatctaaacttttttgagaataaaaaaagtCTTAACTTTTTAGAGAATAAAAAGTCGAAACTTTcgagaataaaaaaaatcaaaacttttttgagaataaaaatgtcaaaacttTTTAGAGAATAAAAAAAGTCGAAACTTTTTAGAGAATAAAAAAAGTCGAAacttttcgagaataaagacgaaagttatcaagaaaaaagtttaaattgtgagaataaatctaaaccactggtctcaaactcaattcctggagggccacagctctgcacagtttagctccaatcctaatcaaacacacctgatccagctaatcaaggtcttcaggattactagaaacttccaagcaggtgtgagttggagttggttggagctaagctctgcagagctgcggccctccaggaattgagtttgagacctctggtcTAAactttttaagaataaagtccaaattgatCGAGAgcaatcaaaatgttttgagaataaagtcaaattgtttcaagaataaagtttaaattatttGAGGATGAAAAGTCGAAGCTTTGCtttgaagtgttttgagaatagacTACTCTCAAAATATAACTAtaattgctacgatttaattctcataatttcgaccttattcacaaaatttttttactttattctcatagcattatgtctttattcttgtaattttgacctttttatctcgaaacatttcgactctattctcaaaaagtttgactttattcacaaaatattatcactttattctcctaatttcaactttattctcgaaatatttcaactttattctcaaaatattatgactttaatcttgtaattttagTTTTGACTTAAAATGTTGATTTTTCTTAAAATGAAGTTTTTTGAtttggcatctagcgtttcttgtctctgccatttgtaagctctttcagtagcagtggtctactaaaagcctcaaaggtgTCAGGACTAAGGTGGAGAAAACATGGGTGCAGGattttaggaagttttattcatccacaggcatcttcccattcatttctcctcttcttatcaccaAGAAAAGCTGTAAAGACTTATAGTGCTTcttttgttgcccttcgactgaaaattacaaccaaaagccgcacaatgtggcattataccagtattttattttcagatttttgttgtggtaaaaatagcaacaggtagatagctcactgagtgcagtcATTTCACATCATctaaataatggtgcccccatagtccaaaacatCCCTTTAAtactagtttttaatatttttgtttggtTTAAAGAAACGTTTAGCACGATAAATGTGATCATTTATTAAACATGCATTAAAGAATTTGGATCAAACTCTTAAAATATTCAAATGAATTGCTACTGATGAAGTAGAATGAAGAATCTGTGATGCCTGTGGATTAAAATGTATCAATCTTCAGATTGGGGTCAATGAGCTCTGTCAGGTAAAAGACTAAAGCTCTTTAAACGCTGCACTGCACACTGTGTCCACAACATGGAAAATGTCAACCGATCCTGATGACTACAGTGGGAAGGTGAGATTAGAATTACTCATGGAGATTTCAATATTCAACATCAGAAACACCTGCACCCTCAGTCCTATAGCAAAAATGTTTTGGCTCTTTTAGAAAAAGCCAAAAATGTAGGCCATGGAGATGTGAATTTCTTTCATGAGGCATTTTCAGCAGTTCAAAATCAACATATCCAATCATTTATGAGACCAATTTACTTTTAGAATCTACCTTTTCTTGAATATCACGTTCATCAGCTGGCAAACAATTGCAACAACATCACATTATTCCACTCCAGTCTCCATGGCCCATTCTAATGTGCTCATGAAGACGCTGGCCAGATTATCACCTTTCGCTGAGCACAGCACCTTCTCTTTAAATCTGAGGTTCAATGACCTCTCCACACTTTCAATGCCTTCTGTCCTTGTTCTTCATTGGCCCTACCAACCCAGGTGGTCAGAGACATCTCCAAAATCCCTCTAAGACTCCAAACAATTCATCAGGTCACCGAGATCCAGTCGAAGTGTGAGCTGTATCGTTGTCAGCACCTGGAGACCTCTGGGCAAGCGAGTGGTCATCCAGAAGGACTTCTTTTCCCTGATCAAGAGTCAGTATGGGGGCCGGGGGGAGCGCCGAGGATAAACACTCCAGGGAGCTAGAGAAGAAACTGAAAGAGGACGCCGACAAAGATGCCAGGACCGTCAAACTTCTGCTGCTAGGTAACAACACACAAGCGGAGTCAAAACATAAAGAATAGCTTATTTGCTAGATTTTGGAAGATGCTGTACTGCAGATTTGTTGTGAAGCCTTCCCATAATAAACAGGCAACAGCTTCATATCATAGCCATAGACGATTATGAAAGAATCTTTATGTTTCAtgaatttgtttttgttatatgaaagaaatattacatatttaaagCTCAAATGCAAGATGAAAATTAATGCCTGAGGCCTACTGAAATTCAAACCAAAGTGGAGTTAAACTGGAGATTCATAATTGTGATCTAAGTCTTATTACAAAAGACACTAAAAAGTGACAATTTGCATCGCTAAAAAAACCCTGCATGCCAGAATCAAGACGTATTAATAGTATGCATGTAAATTCAGCAAaagttgcattactgtctatcATATCTGTGTGTTTTGTCCGTGAGGTGATGTAGGTCAGGGTCATGGGACATCAAGCTTGGACAAGGCTTAGGACAAAATTAATAAGCCTTAAGCCTCTTAATGTAATCCTTCAAAAGATAAACACAGTAGAGGAGAAGGATGTATTCATTAATTcacaatgataataaataaataagtaattaataaataaatctttcTAATTGTGTGAATGTCTACAGTTTGACAAATCTTAGTTGTTTTACTACTTAGGATTTTACATTGGAACAATATAGATCTATGaacttcaaaatataaaaaagagattttagcagtaatattgtgaaatagctactttctatctgaatatattttaaaatgtaatttgttcctgcgatcaaagctaaattttcagcatcattactccagtcttcagtgtcaaatgatccttcagaaatcattctatggtGATTTGCTGTACAAGAAacaatttttatcaatatttaaaattgagtacattttttgaatagaaagatccaaagatcagtatatATGAACATTATACActaatgtataatgtataattttcttttctttaggaagaaattatagaaattaatacttttatttagcaaggatgctttaaattcatcaaaagtaaTAATAAGGACAtttatatgttacaaaagatttatatttcagataaatgctgttcttctgaactttctattatccaaaaaaaaaaaaaaactgaaaaaattctactcagctgttttcaacataataataataataataataaatgttttttgagcagcaaatctgaatattagaatgatttctgaaggatcatgtgactggagtaatgatgctaaaaaatctgctttgaaatcacaggaacaaataatattttaaaatatatttaaatagaaagcagttattttaaattgtaaaactattttaaaattgtactgtttgggctgttctttggatcaaataaatgcaggcttggtgagcataagagacttctttaaaaaacatttaaaaacttttgaccggtattGTATTCATATATTTCAACTgtgaaacaaacaaaatgaaccttttttaataagaTTGGGGTTTGGCTCGAGATAGAAGGCACCACAAGAATATCACTAGGTTTATCACAATTTTGTCAAATCAGTCGGCTAACAATCAAATCAAATTCAGAAATGGTACTCTCCATCAAATCCTTTCATAGTTTTGGTCTCATGATATTTCTTTCCTCATAACTTAAACAGTCTGTGATTCGAATCTATTTTCAAGTTgttctatatgtgtgtgtgtgtatgtgtgtgtgtgtgtgtgtgtgtgtgtgtatacatataaaatgtacaaaaaaaaaagattttaagacATAATATGTCTAATATGTCTAATGTTGaaaatttctatttcaatactttattttagttcatcaaagtatcctgaatatatatatatatatatatatatatatatatatatatatatatatatatatatatatatatatataatgtttccacaacaaataataagcggcacaactatttccaacagtgataataaaaagtaatgtttcttgagtagcaaatcagcatattagaatgatttctgaaggatcatgtgacactgatgactgaagtaatgcagaaaatgtagctttgccatcacaggaataaattacattttaaaatatattaaaatagaacagttattttaaattgctctaaattcacaatattaccgtttttactGTATATCTGATTAAataatgtagccttggtgagcataagtgaCTGCATTCTTACCAacaacaaacttttgaacagcagtgaatATGTAATAAAAACTTAAAGCAATAACCGCAATAATAAACTGATTACTATCTTCTTTAGGTGCTGGTGAGTCGGGGAAAAGCACAATTGTCAAACAAATGAAGTAAGTGCTGAAGAAAAACCTATGATAATACAATGAATTGGTTTATGTGAGACTACACTCACTATTATTTAATATTCAGTGATCTTTCTTATGAACAGCTTggtcattgttttgtttttccatgACAGAATTATTCACAAAGATGGTTACTCCCTTGAAGAGTGTTTGGAGTTCATTGTCATCATCTACAGCAACACCCTGCAGTCGATCCTGGCCATTGTGAGAGCCATGACCACTCTCAACCTTTCCTATGGAGATGCTGCTGCACAGGTGCTCTACTCGAACATTTAAGCATTCATAGTCATTAGCAATAAACATACACATACAATCCAGCTACTTCAACTTGAAAAGCAAAAAAAGTTCaggtgctgccttaaaattttaagtacaATGAAATTCTTTCTACAACCAAGTCATTTAAacctaaattaaatcaaattacttcaaaaatgaagttgaaaaaaaaaaattaagaatgaaagggttagttcatccaaaaatgaaaattctgtcattaatactcaccctcgtgttgtttcaaacccataagaccttcgttcgtctttgggaacacaaattaatacattgttgatgaaatccgagagctctctgactctccatagacagcaagggtcctatcacgttcaaggtccagaaaggtaacaagaacattgacaaaatagtaaaaaaaaaaaaaagaaaaaagaaaaaaaggcacATAAAACGTTTTCTcctgtcgatgttcttggtacctttctggaccttgaccgTGGTAAGACACATGCTGTTTAtgtagagtcagaaagctcttgaatttcatcaaaaatacaatGGTGAGTACTGCAAAACATACATAATTTTACCTGTTTGTTGCAGGATGATGCAAGGAAGCTGATGCACTTAGCAGACACCATCGAGGAAGGCACCATGCCAAAGGAGCTTTCTGATATCATCTTGAGGTTGTGGAAGGACTCGGGCATCCAGGCGTGCTTCGACAGAGCCTCCGAATATCAGCTCAACGACTCTGCCGGATAGTATGGCTTCATAATTAGTCTTTTAAAGCATTAAATACCAGTTAGCAAGGTTTTATTGTCCATGATCAAATCAGTAACAAAATCATCTTTGAAATATTATGTAGTCTACAGGAAAATACTGTATTGATTCTTGCTTTATCTCCAAGCTATCTGAATGACCTGGAGAGGCTGGTTCGGCCTGGCTATGTCCCTACTGAACAGGACGTCTTGCGATCAAGAGTGAAGACCACTGGTATCATCGAGACCCAGTTCTCCTTCAAGGACCTCAACTTCAGGTTTGTTACATCTACAAAGAGCTTCCTCAATCATAACTATGGCATGAAGTAAACCAACCAATGACCATCATCATCTCAAAAATCCAAGCAAGtttaaaggcctgttcacaccaaggacgataactataaagataattaTATTAGCGTCAATACAAGCGGACAATAACTAATGTTGATTCTAATCGCACACTTGGGCTACTTCaacactgttgccgcgggttgtttttcatgtccgcgagTTAAAGCAAACTCAATatcgtgatatttagcccctggaatgtgaattttacctgGGGAACCATgtcaaaaaaaaacatgtattttacaccCAGGATTGCGATTTTAAAATGCGACTGggatagttttgagtagcaattgggagaacctggcaaccctggctcgtcttttgctttaaattctcaAGCTTGCTATAGCAGGACTGATTCTGATTAGGTGTCAATGTTTTTATCGTTCAcaagcaggaaaaaaaaaaactttctgaaagtgattccaacaaTATTGTTTCTTTTTGCCTTATTGTTATCCATCTTAAAGAGTGGGCGCGGCCATCTGTAAATgtaatgggtctggcttccagtctcatctgccTACAGCtctttttagctgtacaaaaagcttgttttgctacttgatattgcaaattagtgtgtccttccatattattttaatgtcttaattatgaacatagtggtttgtagtgcaaacagtattactgttttacagCACATTGttattgttttcgttatttctATATAGCGGCTAATGATCCATAAGTCTtgtccataggcttacttctgcacaGTCTTAcattaaagaataaggtggatagctgTGATGTGGactttatggaagcctgtttccgccactgaataaaaacattaaaaaaggttattgcgacttatctcacaattctgagaaataaagtcagaatcgagtgatataaactcgcaattctgagaaataaagtcagaattaagtgatataaactcactattctgagaaataaagtcagaattaagtgatataaactcactattctgagaaataaagtcagaattaagtgatataaactcgcaattctgagaaataaagtcagaattaagtgatataaactcactattctgtgaacatatcaggctttttttcctcctcagaactAGACTTCATAACtcgctattgcaagtttatatctcacatttctgagaaaaaaaatcagaattttgagtttatatctcaattctgactttatttctagcaattctgacattacaactcgcaattgtgcatttatatctcacagttctggggaaaaaaagtcagaattgtgagtttacagtcatttttttcccattttgttttgttgcagccttatgttaaactgctttaaattacttttttttccacatcaatctacatctcatacaccatgatgacaaagcacaaaacaggtttgtaacaactttgcaaatttattagaaataaaaaaaaactgaaaagatcccattgcataagtattcatacccttttctgggacactcgaactttagctcaggagcattcatattgctacacttcgagtggagttaaactgtggcaaattcatttgaatgagtatgatttagaaaggcacaaaTCTTAGACAAAGGTctgacagctgaaaatgcatatcagagcaaaaaccaagtcctgaggtcaagataacagCCTGTAGAGCTCattgacagacttgcgttaaggcaatgatctagggaagagttcagaagaaaatctgctgcattgaaggttcacagaagcatgtagcctccattatccataatggaagacgattggaacaactaggactctagaaaatgtctgccagcccccatccaagctggaGAGGTGAAagggtgaggcaaagaatggcagataactgcaaagcttgtcacatcatacccaaaaagacttgaggctgtaaaggtgcttcaactatgtactgagttaagggtatgaatacttatgcaatgtacttatttcagtgttttacttttaataaatttgtaaaatttacaaatctgttttttgctttgtcattattatggtgtatggagtgcaaactgatgtggggaaaaactcatttaaagcagtttaacataatgctgcaacaaaacaaaagtgaaaaatgAAGgagtgtgaatacttttgcaaggcactgtatataacgcagttctgagaaaaaaaagaattttgagataaaaagttgcaattacctttttgattttgttatcagtggcagaaacaggcttccataggatATTTTCTTTATCGTTATCTTTGTAGTTATCGTCCTTGGTGTGAGCAGGCCTTCAAGAATGCAAAAGTCCAAGATGTTATTTGAATAGACAACATtgctaataaaattattttttttttttggtctgcaGGATGTTTGATGTGGGTGGTCAGCGCTCAGAGAGGAAGAAGTGGATCCATTGCTTCGAAGGTGTGACCTGTATTATCTTCATCGCTGCTCTGAGTGCATACGACATGGTGCTGGTGGAGGACGATGAAGTGGTGGGTTGCCATTTGTGGCCCATGAATGAAACCCCAATCAGAAGTTATATGTGTAAACTACTGAGGCATTTTAGTGACAAACCCTGTTTTTCCATGTCCTTCCTATCAAAGAACCGAATGCATGAGAGTCTCCACCTGTTCAACAGTATCTGTAACCACCGTTACTTCGCCACCACATCCATTGTACTCTTCCTCAACAAGAAGGACGTCTTCgtggagaagatcaagaaagctCATCTGAGCATGTGCTTCCCTGATTATGATGGTGA from Garra rufa chromosome 12, GarRuf1.0, whole genome shotgun sequence harbors:
- the gnat1 gene encoding guanine nucleotide-binding protein G(t) subunit alpha-1, producing MGAGGSAEDKHSRELEKKLKEDADKDARTVKLLLLGAGESGKSTIVKQMKIIHKDGYSLEECLEFIVIIYSNTLQSILAIVRAMTTLNLSYGDAAAQDDARKLMHLADTIEEGTMPKELSDIILRLWKDSGIQACFDRASEYQLNDSAGYYLNDLERLVRPGYVPTEQDVLRSRVKTTGIIETQFSFKDLNFRMFDVGGQRSERKKWIHCFEGVTCIIFIAALSAYDMVLVEDDEVNRMHESLHLFNSICNHRYFATTSIVLFLNKKDVFVEKIKKAHLSMCFPDYDGPNTFEDAGNYIKLQFLDLNLRRDIKEIYSHMTCATDTENVKFVFDAVTDIIIKENLKDCGLF